A stretch of DNA from Methanolinea mesophila:
AGCTGCCCGGATATTCTTCCTGCCCGGGAGGTCACACCTCACAACCCGGACCCGTATCAGGGGGGAGATATCCGTGAATTCGGGAATCTTTTCAAAGATCCTCTTCCCTACGGATTTTTCAGAGCATGCGAAGAGGACGCTGGACTGTATTGCGGGGCTTCCCGGAATCAGCGAGGTTGTGCTGATCCATGTCGTCGAGGCCAAAAGAATCGTCCGCGCGGCGTGGGGGTCCGAGGCGATGACATCCTCCGCGAACCGTAACCTCTACGAGGAGTGTGAGTACCTGAAAAACCAGGGAATCACTGTCCAGTCTATACTGAGAAAGATCCGAAGCGGGTCGGTCGGTGCTGCGATAGTCGGTGAGGCTCTGGAATTAAAACCAAGCATAATCCTCATCGGGGCGCGGGGGGAAAGTATCGCCACCGGGGTTTTGATGGGAAGCGTGTCGTCCCACGTCCTGCGCTATTCCCCCGTTCACGTCCTTATCATGAAATATCGTGTAGTCGAAGCTCTTTCCGGCCCGGCATTCGAGAAATACTGCCCCAGGGTCCTTTCGCGCGTTCTCTGCCCGACAGACTTCTCGCCACATTCTTCCGTGGCGCTGAACGATATCGCACGGATTCCCGGGATTGGAGAGATCCGGATACTCCATGTGGTCATTTCAGAAGAAGATTCCAGTGAACTGCAGGAGAAACTGAATGCCGCGGAACATGAACTCTCGAAAATCGTGGCTTCCCTCGCCCGGTCGGGAATTTCCTGCAATAGCAGCGTGCGCGTGGGGGATCCTGCCTCTGAAATATCACGCATGGCGGATGAGGAAGATGTCTCCCTTATCGGGCTTTCTTCGTACGGAAGGGGTTGGCGGGGAGGAGCTCTCTTAGGCGCCGTGGTGTCGGAGGTTGCGAAGAATGCCGCCCGCCCGGTTCTCGTGCTGAGAACCCGCCTGCCCGCGGAACCGGGAATCATGGAATCACGCTGAAGCGGAAATAAGGAGATAAAGAAAGAGCGCGAGGCCTATCAGGATCGAAGCATAAAATGCAATCTCGAAGAAAATGAATAATTTCTGGATGTATTTTCGGGCTCGCCTGCTTTTCATCAGTTCCTTAAGCCAATCGTCGCGGGGATAAAAATGAGGGTGATGTCTCATCCCTGCTCCCCTTTGAGAAGCTGTTTGGTACGTTTGCGTCGGAACTGGTCCTCGCGTTCTCTCTCTTCCAGGTGCATCTCGATATACCGGTGTGTCGCCTGGATCTGGGGGATATAGATCTTTTCCAGCGCATTTACCCTTCTCCGGGTTCGCTTCATCTCCCGGTTTATCCGCGTGATAGTTCCTTCGAGTTCTGCCAGGCGCAGCAATTCGCCAAGGAGGTTCTCGAATTTTTCAAGTGCCTCGTCGAGTACGGCGGAAGTCCCGAGGATGCTGTATCCGAGACCGGAGGATGTGCCGGGTCTTTTCTCCTGCAGAGGGATCCGGGGAACCGAAACTCCCATGACTTTGGCGGTATCCATGGGAATGTCAGGAATACCGGGAATGGAATGGGCGATCATTTCCACGCTGGTGAGTC
This window harbors:
- a CDS encoding universal stress protein produces the protein MNSGIFSKILFPTDFSEHAKRTLDCIAGLPGISEVVLIHVVEAKRIVRAAWGSEAMTSSANRNLYEECEYLKNQGITVQSILRKIRSGSVGAAIVGEALELKPSIILIGARGESIATGVLMGSVSSHVLRYSPVHVLIMKYRVVEALSGPAFEKYCPRVLSRVLCPTDFSPHSSVALNDIARIPGIGEIRILHVVISEEDSSELQEKLNAAEHELSKIVASLARSGISCNSSVRVGDPASEISRMADEEDVSLIGLSSYGRGWRGGALLGAVVSEVAKNAARPVLVLRTRLPAEPGIMESR
- a CDS encoding V-type ATP synthase subunit D — its product is MSPSLAPGIRPTRIELLKLKRQEVLAQKGHDLLEEKLDAMTIAYLSYRQPYLRQKELVNKSLENALRTLGRAEMFMGLTSVEMIAHSIPGIPDIPMDTAKVMGVSVPRIPLQEKRPGTSSGLGYSILGTSAVLDEALEKFENLLGELLRLAELEGTITRINREMKRTRRRVNALEKIYIPQIQATHRYIEMHLEEREREDQFRRKRTKQLLKGEQG